In Syntrophotaleaceae bacterium, a genomic segment contains:
- a CDS encoding PhoH family protein has protein sequence MKKVFILDTNVFLHDPLAFLKFEDNDVVVPITVIEEIDTFKKDLSEIGRNARQISRLLDSFRQKAHLTEGVPLEGGGILKVMLYTEETLRSLPPELQTERGDNRILAVALQMKKECRCPVVFVTKDTNLRIKADAIGLVAADYESDKVSIEELYSGTAEVMVKKDEVDRFYGQGYLDLEGDYLPNEGITLVEDTNPSHTGIGRYQASLGRVVPLIRPPKEGLWGIHPRNREQQFALDLLLNDDIQLVTLVGKAGTGKTLLAIAAGLHKAADEGDYSRLLVSRPIFPLGRDLGFLPGDVEEKLAPWMQPIFDNVELLLGMVDERGKRKRGYKELEEMGLLEIEPLTYIRGRSIPKQFMIIDEAQNLTPHEIKTIITRAGEGTKIVLTGDPYQIDNPYVDSSSNGLTYAVEKFKGQEIAGHVTLTKGERSPLAELAANLL, from the coding sequence ATGAAAAAAGTCTTCATTCTCGATACGAACGTTTTTCTCCACGATCCCCTGGCGTTTCTCAAATTTGAGGACAACGACGTCGTGGTGCCGATCACGGTTATCGAGGAGATCGATACCTTCAAGAAGGATCTCAGTGAAATAGGACGCAACGCCCGCCAGATTTCCCGTTTGCTCGATTCCTTTCGCCAGAAGGCTCACCTGACCGAAGGGGTGCCTCTTGAAGGGGGAGGGATTCTCAAGGTCATGCTGTACACCGAAGAGACCCTGCGGAGCCTCCCGCCCGAACTTCAGACCGAACGGGGGGACAACCGGATTCTGGCCGTCGCCCTGCAGATGAAGAAGGAGTGCCGGTGCCCGGTTGTCTTCGTTACCAAGGACACCAATCTGCGGATCAAGGCCGATGCCATCGGACTGGTGGCCGCCGATTACGAATCGGACAAGGTGTCCATCGAGGAACTTTATTCCGGCACCGCCGAAGTAATGGTGAAAAAGGATGAAGTCGACCGTTTCTACGGCCAGGGGTATCTCGACCTGGAAGGCGATTATCTGCCCAACGAAGGGATCACCCTGGTGGAGGACACCAACCCCTCTCATACCGGGATCGGACGCTACCAGGCATCGCTCGGCCGGGTCGTGCCTCTGATCCGCCCTCCCAAGGAGGGACTTTGGGGCATTCACCCCCGTAACCGTGAGCAGCAGTTCGCCCTCGATCTGCTGCTCAACGACGACATTCAGCTGGTGACCCTGGTCGGCAAGGCCGGCACCGGCAAGACCTTGCTGGCCATCGCCGCCGGACTGCACAAGGCAGCGGACGAGGGGGACTACAGTCGGCTGCTCGTATCCAGGCCGATCTTTCCCCTCGGTCGGGATCTCGGGTTTCTTCCGGGGGATGTCGAGGAAAAGCTGGCACCCTGGATGCAACCGATCTTCGACAACGTCGAACTGCTGCTCGGCATGGTGGACGAGCGGGGCAAGCGCAAGCGGGGCTACAAGGAGCTGGAAGAGATGGGGCTGCTCGAAATCGAGCCCCTGACCTATATTCGCGGGCGGTCCATACCCAAGCAGTTCATGATCATCGACGAAGCCCAGAACCTCACTCCGCATGAAATCAAGACCATCATCACCCGGGCCGGGGAGGGCACGAAGATCGTCCTGACCGGCGACCCCTACCAGATCGACAACCCCTACGTCGATTCTTCCAGCAACGGCCTGACCTATGCGGTGGAAAAATTCAAGGGGCAGGAAATTGCCGGACATGTTACCCTGACCAAGGGCGAACGCTCTCCGTTGGCCGAACTGGCGGCGAATCTGTTGTGA
- the tsaD gene encoding tRNA (adenosine(37)-N6)-threonylcarbamoyltransferase complex transferase subunit TsaD, whose translation MLLLAIETSCDETSAAVVRDGRQVLSNIIASQVEVHARYGGVVPELASRQHIEAIGIVIDEALQKAGVGLNDIEGIAVTRGPGLIGALLVGLSVAKAIAFARKLPLAGVHHMEGHILAPLLEQPIDFPYLALAVSGGHTHLYRVDGIGRYRTLGRTLDDAAGEAFDKVAKLLGLSYPGGALIDRLAAEGDAQAIDFPRPLLKKDNLDFSFSGIKTALLYYVRKHSEPIEGQHLKDVAASFQQAVVDVLCGKTLAASRETGLKRVVVAGGVACNKGLRQGMRSLAEREGLQVFFPAPLLCADNAAMLAVPANFYLERGILSDLSLNALANWSLDKVGEGPNPCSS comes from the coding sequence ATGCTTTTACTCGCAATAGAAACATCCTGTGACGAGACTTCGGCGGCGGTGGTGCGGGACGGGCGGCAGGTTCTGTCCAACATCATCGCGTCCCAGGTCGAGGTGCATGCCCGTTATGGCGGAGTGGTTCCCGAACTGGCCTCCCGCCAGCATATCGAGGCGATCGGCATTGTCATCGACGAGGCCCTGCAGAAGGCCGGCGTCGGGCTGAACGACATCGAGGGGATTGCCGTCACCCGCGGTCCGGGATTGATCGGCGCCCTCCTGGTCGGGCTGTCCGTGGCCAAGGCCATCGCCTTCGCCCGCAAGTTGCCGCTGGCCGGGGTGCACCATATGGAGGGCCATATCCTGGCCCCCCTGCTGGAACAGCCGATCGACTTCCCCTATCTGGCCCTGGCCGTTTCCGGGGGGCATACCCATCTGTACCGGGTGGACGGAATCGGCCGTTACCGGACCCTTGGGCGGACACTCGACGACGCCGCCGGCGAGGCCTTCGACAAGGTGGCCAAACTGCTGGGTCTTTCCTATCCGGGAGGCGCCCTCATCGACCGCCTGGCCGCTGAAGGCGATGCGCAGGCGATCGATTTTCCCCGACCCCTGCTGAAGAAGGACAACCTCGACTTCAGCTTCAGCGGCATCAAGACGGCATTGCTCTACTATGTCCGCAAACACAGCGAACCAATCGAAGGGCAGCATCTCAAGGATGTGGCGGCCAGTTTTCAGCAGGCGGTGGTCGATGTCCTGTGCGGCAAGACCCTTGCCGCCTCCCGGGAAACGGGTTTGAAACGGGTGGTCGTAGCCGGTGGGGTGGCCTGCAACAAGGGCCTCCGCCAAGGGATGAGGAGTCTTGCCGAAAGGGAAGGGCTCCAGGTGTTTTTTCCCGCCCCGTTGCTGTGTGCCGACAACGCCGCCATGCTGGCTGTTCCAGCCAACTTCTATCTGGAACGGGGAATTCTTTCAGACCTGTCTCTCAATGCCCTAGCCAACTGGTCCCTGGACAAGGTCGGGGAAGGGCCAAACCCCTGCTCCTCATAA
- a CDS encoding DUF2062 domain-containing protein, which yields MYRRWSLARQLKLNILRLIRLRAEPEDIAKGFALGIFIGMTPTFGFQMILAVFLAMLLKENKIAAAVGVWITNPLTAPFIYALEYESGRLLLGLDHARFPRELSFAAITSLGWEVLLPMTVGSLFYGSLCAVFAYSFMLQVVPLVKSWRIPRWPRKPQRR from the coding sequence ATGTATCGACGCTGGTCTCTGGCGAGGCAACTCAAGCTCAATATTTTGCGGTTGATCCGGCTGCGTGCGGAACCCGAGGACATCGCCAAAGGATTTGCCCTGGGCATTTTCATCGGCATGACGCCCACCTTCGGTTTTCAAATGATACTGGCCGTGTTCCTGGCCATGCTGCTGAAGGAGAACAAGATCGCCGCGGCCGTCGGCGTCTGGATCACCAATCCCCTTACAGCGCCTTTCATCTATGCTCTCGAATATGAATCGGGCAGGTTGCTGCTGGGGCTGGACCATGCCAGGTTTCCCCGGGAATTAAGCTTCGCCGCCATTACCAGCCTCGGCTGGGAGGTGCTTCTGCCGATGACCGTGGGAAGCCTGTTTTATGGTTCGCTGTGCGCTGTGTTCGCCTATTCCTTCATGCTGCAGGTGGTTCCCCTGGTCAAATCCTGGCGGATTCCCCGGTGGCCCCGCAAACCCCAAAGACGCTGA
- the rsmA gene encoding 16S rRNA (adenine(1518)-N(6)/adenine(1519)-N(6))-dimethyltransferase RsmA, with product MQHQFKKRFGQNFLRDAQVIERILQAAELDRGDRVLEIGPGLGALTDHLLPRADVLHVMEIDRDLIDALLARGAANLIIHAGDALRLEWDKLLTEPPYKLVANLPYNISSQVLFKILDHSALFSRLVLMFQQEVGERICAAPGGRDYGILSVLCQVRFDIRRVVKVAPGAFYPPPKVNSVVLRFDPLPQPRVQIGDEAFFRRVVKSAFSQRRKTLANSLKGGGFGDMAHILHDSLEGIGIDPGRRAETLSLEEFAALARLLQNH from the coding sequence ATGCAGCATCAATTCAAAAAACGCTTCGGACAGAATTTTCTGCGCGATGCCCAGGTGATCGAACGCATTTTGCAGGCCGCCGAGCTTGACAGGGGCGATCGGGTGCTGGAAATCGGCCCCGGCCTGGGCGCCCTCACCGATCACCTGCTGCCCCGGGCGGACGTCCTGCACGTCATGGAGATCGACCGGGATCTGATCGATGCCCTTCTGGCCCGGGGTGCCGCCAATCTCATAATCCATGCCGGGGATGCCCTGCGCCTGGAATGGGACAAGCTGCTGACGGAACCGCCCTACAAGCTGGTAGCCAATCTCCCCTACAACATCTCCAGCCAGGTCCTGTTCAAGATTCTGGACCATAGTGCCCTTTTCAGCCGTCTGGTTCTCATGTTTCAGCAGGAGGTGGGGGAGAGGATCTGTGCCGCGCCCGGAGGGAGGGATTACGGCATCCTCTCGGTGCTCTGCCAGGTACGGTTCGATATCCGGCGGGTCGTGAAGGTTGCTCCCGGTGCCTTTTATCCGCCGCCCAAGGTCAATAGCGTGGTCCTCCGTTTTGATCCTTTGCCTCAGCCCCGGGTTCAGATAGGGGATGAAGCCTTTTTCCGCCGAGTGGTCAAAAGCGCCTTTTCGCAGAGGCGAAAAACCCTGGCCAATTCCCTCAAGGGGGGAGGTTTTGGGGACATGGCTCATATCTTGCATGATTCTTTGGAGGGCATCGGCATCGATCCGGGCAGACGGGCGGAAACCTTGAGTCTGGAAGAGTTCGCGGCCCTGGCCCGGCTGCTGCAGAATCACTGA
- a CDS encoding GGDEF domain-containing protein — MKKETVLEQVLESDVLPTLSPVASRLISMTAHEDTTIGEIADLISRDISLSAKILRVVNSAFYGFPQQVSTIHQAASILGTNALRSLVLSFSFLVPAKQQKNGFDYARFWEKSLFEGVAARSLFGLVDKKAAEEAFVAGLLQNLGILILARAYPSLYKRIERSLEIEAADRCELERDIIGVDHPTIGYEVVRRWGFPKRLSEPLLYHHSPQSCQETDPFLKQLCEVVFLSGLVSQVFETKTPENTIEFFKKRAVDLLGVQESQLESFLDNVHEEVARAASSFDMKIEEQKSVAEVLQIANAELSVLNLSYEQMNRALVEKTVKLELLTAELEKKNKLLERLANVDGLTEAFNHRYFQDFLDREINRSKRRSHCLSLILVDIDHFKSFNDRFGHQAGDEVLRQFCNVCRFKLREYDLFARYGGEEFAIILPETPVDAAQVVAEKIRGEVAGHDFEYDFVCHHVTASFGVAGMCLDDDSLDKNQLISAADKALFQAKKKGRNQVVVYSGKKKWFGL; from the coding sequence ATGAAAAAAGAAACGGTTCTCGAACAGGTCCTCGAGTCGGACGTTTTGCCCACTTTGTCGCCTGTCGCGTCACGGCTGATCTCGATGACGGCCCATGAGGATACCACTATTGGCGAAATCGCCGATCTGATTTCCCGGGATATTTCCCTCTCGGCCAAAATCCTGCGGGTGGTGAATTCCGCTTTCTACGGTTTCCCGCAACAGGTCAGCACCATTCACCAGGCGGCCAGCATTCTCGGCACCAACGCCCTGCGCAGCCTGGTATTGTCCTTTTCCTTTCTGGTTCCGGCCAAGCAGCAGAAAAACGGTTTCGATTATGCCCGTTTCTGGGAAAAATCGCTGTTCGAGGGGGTTGCGGCCCGAAGTCTGTTCGGTTTGGTCGACAAAAAAGCCGCCGAGGAAGCCTTTGTGGCCGGTCTGCTGCAGAATCTCGGCATTCTGATTCTGGCCCGCGCCTATCCATCTCTTTATAAGCGAATCGAACGCAGCCTGGAAATCGAAGCGGCGGATCGCTGCGAACTTGAACGGGACATCATCGGTGTCGATCACCCCACGATCGGCTATGAAGTGGTTCGCCGCTGGGGTTTTCCCAAAAGGCTTTCCGAACCGCTGCTCTACCACCACTCCCCCCAGTCCTGTCAGGAGACGGATCCCTTTCTGAAACAGTTGTGCGAGGTGGTTTTTCTGTCCGGCCTGGTATCCCAGGTTTTTGAGACGAAAACTCCGGAAAATACGATAGAATTCTTCAAGAAACGGGCGGTCGACCTGCTCGGGGTGCAGGAAAGCCAGTTGGAATCCTTTCTCGACAATGTTCATGAGGAAGTGGCGCGGGCGGCCAGTTCCTTCGATATGAAAATCGAAGAGCAGAAATCGGTCGCCGAGGTGCTGCAGATCGCCAACGCCGAACTAAGCGTGCTCAACCTCAGTTACGAACAGATGAATCGGGCTCTGGTGGAGAAAACCGTCAAACTGGAGCTTTTGACCGCCGAGCTGGAAAAAAAGAATAAACTTCTGGAGCGACTGGCCAATGTCGATGGCTTGACCGAGGCCTTCAACCATCGTTATTTTCAGGATTTTCTCGATCGGGAAATCAATCGCTCGAAGCGGCGCAGCCATTGCCTGAGCCTGATCCTGGTCGATATCGATCATTTCAAGTCCTTCAACGACCGCTTCGGTCATCAGGCCGGGGACGAAGTGCTGCGGCAGTTCTGCAACGTCTGCCGTTTTAAACTGCGGGAGTATGATCTGTTTGCCCGCTATGGCGGCGAGGAGTTTGCAATCATCCTGCCGGAAACCCCGGTGGATGCCGCCCAGGTGGTGGCGGAAAAGATTCGCGGCGAAGTGGCGGGACACGATTTCGAATACGATTTTGTCTGCCATCATGTGACGGCCAGTTTCGGCGTGGCCGGCATGTGTCTCGATGACGATTCTCTGGACAAAAACCAGTTGATCAGCGCCGCCGACAAGGCGCTTTTCCAGGCCAAGAAAAAAGGGCGCAACCAGGTGGTGGTCTATTCCGGTAAGAAGAAATGGTTCGGGCTGTGA
- a CDS encoding NAD-glutamate dehydrogenase — translation MKIRVDRGEDPRGEFEKTLESALDLLRGVACPDRIRRLQQLTVAFRFNASPSFTSGRSLHRIAELLNLFLDFIESRTSSAEVRLLPADRPGRSLLLTCSSDIPFLFDAVQTFLKKTELRFEVLAHPLVFTRPAEDGRMLTAERAEGAERNSFMVFTLSGFLDAGEETFVEGLRDGIVDLVHLESEREQLDSRLASLQAAAAQEGFSEFWSWLRAGNFRPFSYRCLLLRELPGGECWVREEPGSALGMPSHPRELKCCESHPLAELNPLFRDQLIRPAPVVVFRTERPSPIHWRENLSYLGFRERTVEGWREHAFLGVFPPRSAHQSNWDIPPLQQRIRHALDALGILPDSHDFRKTVDLLNTFPKVELFFMEPSELQQVARNFTLLYRYEAVRIVAVPSLAVEGLTLVVMMPRDFYSAETVQRLEAYLGRRCGTSFVEARVIQISGDFVSLHVRLGNPEGRVCVDLGRLESGLTRIFRPWTMKLRHLLEKKFGFKTGYYLWQRYRSAFSREYQALVHPRFALRDVREVENVQQEKGEIFALWGPLGGQGEFWRLQFYSDRESSLNEILPILENFGLAALEDVDFEVIEGSRRTFIKSFSIRPEIDVPGGLQRHREMLTEALAAVRKGKVENDLLNRMLLACGLSWRQIDVFRGYRNYYLQLGAPFSRDRIALALIRNPHAAYLLFRYFEARFGPVDDDSDSGREGALSPLREELSASLEQVADINEDRILRAFFNFIDATVRTNFFLRGQRDHPLSFKIGSLGIIDMPAPRPLYEIFVHSAAMEGIHLRGGVVSRGGIRLSDRLDFRTEILDLMKTQVIKNALIVPTGSKGGFVLKREGGGLSGAAVAAYREFIRGLLDLTDNRIAGRVVHPPGLVVHDGDDPYLVVAADKGTAHLSDEANRVAAGYAFWLGDAFASGGSHGYDHKKLGITARGAWIAVRRHFRELGVDIQKEPFTVIGIGDMSGDVFGNGLLQSDKIRLQAAFNHRHIFLDPDPDPALSYAERLRLFKLPQSSWTDYDPALLSSGGGVFSRDAKEIPLSDEVRRFLGCRYTSIDGPGLIRLILTAKADLLWNGGIGTYVKSSTESHQDVGDRGNDAVRVDGGRLRVRVVAEGGNLGFTQRGRIEYALTGGRINIDAVDNSGGVDCSDHEVNIKILLQQLQEQESALAGERDRLLEDLTDEVCASVLENCYQQNLCLSLDVRRCEKRLESFFVLTERLENAGRLDPQIEHLPAPKAVLARPGKAFTRPELAVLMAFAKIDLIDDLLESDLPDIRIGADFLAGYFPAPLRRRFRGHLGQHPLRREIAATAIGNTIVNQAGSSFISRIWEQTGAPAVKAVKTYLTYDLALRGPELRRQVRSLGGLISAEEELALLEGLESVLEYLSRWSLVQRLEAVPEKELIESLQREIAEYDQVMETLLSEDQRRERSVEEKRLEQLGFPAGLARRAARLSWLDGFLPVASMKRRTGGDFSSLTRLFNRIRTTFALPEILRMLAGVPIRHRWDRMARQKLEVKLDALAFELSLAVWDTGGGDLKAFLERRPGSLQNYRSLLSRLREGVPGNCHPFTVLAGALEAMLAAE, via the coding sequence ATGAAAATTCGGGTCGACAGAGGAGAAGATCCCCGCGGAGAATTTGAAAAGACCCTGGAAAGCGCTTTGGATCTGTTGCGAGGGGTTGCCTGTCCGGATCGAATTCGCCGCTTGCAGCAGTTGACGGTAGCATTCCGGTTCAACGCCTCCCCCTCCTTCACGTCGGGCCGATCCCTGCACCGGATTGCCGAACTGCTGAATCTGTTTCTCGATTTCATCGAAAGCCGGACCTCTTCCGCGGAGGTTCGCCTGTTGCCCGCCGATCGCCCCGGCCGGTCCCTGCTGCTGACCTGCTCCAGTGATATTCCCTTTCTGTTCGATGCCGTCCAGACCTTCCTGAAAAAAACCGAGCTGCGTTTCGAGGTCCTGGCTCATCCCCTGGTGTTCACCCGACCCGCCGAGGATGGACGAATGCTGACCGCTGAAAGAGCCGAGGGCGCCGAGCGGAATTCCTTCATGGTTTTTACCCTGAGTGGTTTTCTCGACGCCGGGGAGGAGACCTTTGTCGAAGGCTTGCGGGACGGCATCGTCGATCTGGTGCATCTAGAGTCCGAGCGGGAGCAGCTCGACAGCCGTCTGGCTTCCCTGCAGGCGGCCGCCGCCCAGGAAGGTTTCAGCGAGTTCTGGTCCTGGCTGCGGGCCGGCAACTTTCGCCCTTTTTCCTACCGCTGTCTGCTCTTGCGGGAACTGCCGGGCGGCGAATGCTGGGTTCGTGAGGAGCCGGGCAGCGCCCTCGGCATGCCCTCCCATCCGCGGGAGCTGAAATGCTGCGAATCCCACCCCCTCGCCGAACTGAACCCCCTTTTTCGGGATCAGCTGATTCGTCCCGCTCCGGTTGTGGTGTTCCGCACCGAACGACCCAGCCCCATTCACTGGCGGGAAAACCTGTCCTACCTGGGTTTTCGCGAAAGAACTGTCGAAGGATGGCGAGAGCATGCCTTCCTCGGGGTCTTCCCCCCCCGCAGCGCCCATCAATCCAACTGGGATATCCCCCCTTTGCAGCAGCGCATTCGCCATGCCCTGGACGCCCTCGGAATTCTTCCCGACAGCCACGATTTCCGCAAGACGGTCGATCTGCTGAACACCTTTCCCAAGGTCGAACTGTTTTTCATGGAACCATCCGAACTGCAGCAGGTGGCCCGTAATTTCACTCTTCTGTACCGTTATGAAGCGGTGAGGATCGTGGCGGTGCCGAGTTTGGCGGTGGAGGGGCTGACCCTGGTGGTGATGATGCCGCGGGATTTTTACTCGGCCGAGACGGTTCAGCGTCTCGAAGCTTATCTCGGCCGCCGCTGCGGAACCTCCTTCGTGGAGGCTCGCGTCATCCAAATTTCCGGCGATTTCGTCAGCCTGCACGTGCGCCTCGGCAATCCCGAGGGGAGAGTCTGTGTCGACCTGGGACGGCTGGAAAGCGGCCTGACCCGTATTTTCAGACCATGGACCATGAAGCTGCGGCATCTGCTGGAAAAAAAGTTCGGTTTCAAGACGGGCTATTACCTCTGGCAGCGCTACCGGTCCGCCTTTTCCCGGGAGTATCAGGCCCTGGTCCATCCACGGTTCGCCCTGCGGGACGTCCGCGAAGTCGAAAACGTCCAGCAGGAGAAAGGGGAGATCTTCGCTCTCTGGGGACCCCTGGGAGGGCAGGGGGAGTTCTGGCGGCTCCAGTTTTACAGCGACAGGGAAAGTTCCCTCAATGAGATTCTGCCGATACTGGAGAATTTCGGGCTGGCGGCGCTGGAGGATGTCGATTTCGAAGTGATCGAAGGGTCTCGCCGCACCTTCATCAAGAGCTTTTCCATCCGTCCGGAGATAGATGTGCCAGGCGGGCTGCAGCGGCATCGGGAGATGCTGACCGAAGCCCTGGCCGCTGTGCGGAAAGGGAAGGTGGAAAACGATCTTCTCAACCGCATGCTGCTGGCCTGCGGGCTCTCCTGGCGCCAGATCGACGTGTTTCGGGGGTATCGCAACTACTATCTGCAGCTAGGAGCCCCCTTCAGCAGGGATCGGATAGCCCTGGCCCTGATCCGCAATCCCCATGCGGCCTATCTTCTGTTTCGCTACTTCGAGGCCCGGTTCGGGCCTGTCGATGATGATTCCGACTCCGGCCGTGAAGGGGCTCTGTCGCCGCTGCGCGAGGAACTGTCCGCTTCTCTGGAACAGGTTGCGGACATCAACGAGGACCGCATCCTTCGTGCTTTCTTCAATTTCATCGACGCCACGGTGAGGACCAACTTCTTTCTCCGGGGGCAGCGGGATCACCCGCTCTCCTTCAAGATCGGCTCTCTCGGCATCATCGACATGCCCGCCCCCAGACCCCTTTACGAAATCTTCGTTCACAGTGCGGCCATGGAAGGGATTCATCTGCGGGGCGGAGTCGTGTCCCGGGGCGGCATCCGGCTCTCCGACCGGCTCGATTTCCGCACTGAAATTCTCGACCTGATGAAAACCCAGGTGATCAAGAACGCCTTGATCGTACCCACGGGATCGAAGGGCGGCTTTGTTCTCAAAAGGGAGGGAGGAGGCCTGTCCGGTGCCGCCGTCGCCGCCTATCGGGAGTTCATCCGCGGCCTGCTCGATCTGACCGACAACCGCATTGCAGGGCGGGTTGTTCATCCTCCCGGACTTGTGGTCCATGACGGCGATGATCCCTATCTGGTGGTGGCGGCGGACAAAGGGACCGCCCATCTCTCCGATGAAGCGAACAGGGTGGCGGCCGGGTACGCTTTCTGGCTGGGGGACGCTTTTGCCAGCGGTGGTTCCCACGGCTACGACCACAAGAAACTCGGCATCACCGCCCGTGGAGCCTGGATCGCGGTCCGGCGGCATTTTCGGGAATTGGGCGTCGATATCCAGAAGGAGCCCTTTACCGTCATCGGTATCGGCGACATGAGCGGCGACGTTTTCGGCAACGGCCTGCTGCAGTCGGATAAGATTCGACTGCAGGCGGCATTCAATCACCGGCATATCTTCCTTGACCCCGATCCCGATCCGGCCCTGTCCTATGCCGAGCGGTTGAGGCTGTTCAAGCTGCCCCAATCCTCCTGGACCGATTACGATCCGGCCCTGCTCTCCTCCGGCGGCGGTGTCTTCAGCCGGGATGCCAAGGAAATCCCCTTGTCAGACGAGGTGCGCCGGTTCCTCGGATGCCGCTACACCTCCATCGACGGACCCGGCCTCATCCGGCTGATTCTCACCGCCAAAGCCGATCTGCTCTGGAACGGCGGCATCGGCACCTATGTCAAGTCTTCCACGGAATCCCATCAGGATGTCGGCGACCGGGGCAACGACGCAGTGCGGGTGGACGGCGGCCGGCTCCGGGTGCGGGTGGTGGCCGAGGGGGGCAACCTCGGGTTCACCCAGCGTGGCCGCATCGAGTACGCTCTGACGGGGGGGAGGATCAACATAGATGCGGTCGACAATTCCGGCGGGGTCGACTGCTCCGACCACGAAGTCAACATCAAGATCCTGCTGCAGCAGCTTCAGGAACAGGAATCCGCCCTGGCCGGGGAGAGGGACCGGTTGCTGGAGGATCTGACCGATGAGGTCTGCGCCTCGGTGCTGGAGAACTGTTACCAGCAGAACCTTTGTCTGAGTCTCGATGTGAGGCGCTGCGAAAAACGGCTCGAATCCTTTTTCGTATTGACCGAGCGTTTGGAAAACGCCGGTCGGCTCGACCCCCAGATCGAACATCTGCCCGCTCCAAAAGCCGTTCTGGCTCGCCCCGGGAAGGCCTTCACCCGGCCGGAGCTGGCGGTGCTGATGGCTTTTGCCAAAATCGATCTGATCGACGACCTGCTCGAAAGCGACCTCCCCGACATCCGGATCGGCGCGGATTTTCTGGCCGGTTATTTTCCCGCGCCTTTGCGCCGCCGCTTCCGTGGCCATCTCGGGCAGCACCCTCTGCGCAGGGAGATCGCGGCAACGGCCATTGGCAACACCATCGTGAATCAGGCCGGCAGTTCCTTCATCAGCCGGATCTGGGAGCAGACAGGGGCCCCGGCGGTCAAGGCGGTAAAAACCTATCTGACCTATGACCTCGCCCTGCGGGGGCCGGAGCTGAGGCGCCAGGTTCGCTCCCTGGGCGGACTGATAAGTGCAGAGGAAGAACTGGCTTTGCTGGAAGGTTTGGAATCCGTGCTCGAATATCTCTCCCGCTGGTCCCTGGTTCAGAGGCTGGAGGCGGTTCCGGAAAAGGAGCTGATCGAGTCGCTGCAGCGGGAGATCGCCGAGTACGACCAGGTCATGGAAACCCTGCTGTCCGAAGACCAGCGCCGGGAAAGATCGGTCGAGGAAAAGCGCCTGGAGCAGCTGGGGTTTCCCGCTGGCCTGGCCCGGCGGGCCGCCAGGCTGTCCTGGCTGGACGGCTTCCTGCCGGTCGCCAGCATGAAAAGGAGAACCGGCGGAGATTTTTCCAGCCTGACCCGACTCTTCAACCGGATCCGAACCACGTTCGCTCTGCCGGAAATACTGCGGATGCTCGCCGGTGTGCCCATCCGCCACCGCTGGGACCGCATGGCCCGGCAGAAACTCGAAGTCAAGTTGGATGCCCTGGCTTTTGAACTCAGCCTGGCGGTCTGGGACACCGGCGGCGGTGATCTGAAAGCCTTTCTCGAGCGACGTCCCGGCAGCCTGCAGAACTATCGTTCCCTGCTGTCCCGGCTGCGTGAGGGGGTGCCCGGCAACTGTCACCCCTTCACGGTTTTGGCAGGCGCCCTGGAGGCGATGCTGGCTGCTGAATAA
- the panB gene encoding 3-methyl-2-oxobutanoate hydroxymethyltransferase: protein MAEKPRTIIDIQQMKTRGEKITVLTAYDFPFARLMDRAGIDMVLVGDSAGTVVSGYDNTLPVTMEEMIYHTRAVARGLKNALLVSDMPFLSYQTDLRDARINAGRLVKEGGAQAVKLEGGINVASTIRAIVDMDIPVMGHIGLTPQSIHRMGGFRVQGKEQEQARQLLEDARAVQAAGAFAVVLEGIPATLGKEITAALDIPTIGIGAGVHCDGQVLVIHDILGLCEKYSPRFVKRYADVSGTIQEGIETYIREVKGGQFPGPEHSF from the coding sequence GTGGCCGAAAAACCTAGAACCATCATCGACATTCAGCAGATGAAAACCCGCGGAGAGAAGATAACCGTTCTCACCGCTTACGATTTTCCTTTCGCGCGGCTGATGGACCGGGCGGGCATCGATATGGTGCTGGTGGGCGATTCGGCGGGCACCGTGGTTTCCGGATACGACAATACGCTGCCGGTGACCATGGAAGAGATGATCTACCACACCCGGGCGGTGGCCCGCGGTCTGAAGAATGCCCTGCTGGTCAGCGATATGCCTTTTCTTTCCTATCAGACCGATCTGCGGGATGCGCGAATCAACGCCGGTCGCCTGGTCAAGGAGGGGGGCGCCCAGGCGGTCAAGCTGGAAGGCGGCATCAATGTAGCCTCCACCATCCGCGCTATCGTCGACATGGATATCCCGGTGATGGGCCATATCGGTCTTACCCCCCAGTCGATCCATCGCATGGGCGGTTTTCGCGTGCAGGGCAAGGAGCAGGAGCAGGCCCGGCAACTGCTGGAGGATGCCCGGGCGGTGCAGGCGGCCGGTGCCTTTGCCGTGGTTCTGGAAGGCATTCCTGCTACTCTCGGCAAGGAGATTACGGCCGCTCTGGACATCCCGACCATCGGCATCGGCGCCGGGGTCCACTGCGACGGCCAGGTGCTGGTGATTCACGACATACTCGGCCTGTGCGAAAAGTATTCGCCCCGGTTCGTCAAACGGTATGCGGACGTTTCGGGTACTATTCAGGAAGGGATCGAGACCTACATCCGCGAAGTCAAAGGCGGGCAGTTTCCCGGGCCCGAACACAGTTTCTGA